The Paenibacillus wynnii DNA window CTGCGGCACGTACGATTCCTCCGTCAGCAGCGCGGCTACGCCTGCGTCGACGTTCTCGAACTCGTACGTGATCACGTCCGAGCGCTGCGCCAGCTCCCGCGCCGCGTTCTGGTCGTCATACGCCGCGATGATCTGCGGCGTAACCTGCCCGCAGGGCGCATCCGGCGCAGGGTCCAGCGCCACGAAGCGGTAACCCATGGCGCTGCCCGCATGCGCCATCATGCGTCCGAGCTGGCCGCCGCCCAGCACGCCAATCGTTGCCCCGGGTGTCAAAGTCCGCGGGTTGTCTGACCGGCTCACCTTAAGCTCCTCTGGTCTCATAGACTGTTGCTGCTTTCCAGTACTTCGTCACGGGTCGCATCACGCCGCTGTTGTACTCGGCTCTGAACTTCCGGATCAAAGGCCCCGATGATCTGAGCAGCCAGCAAGCCGGCATTGATAGCCCCCGCACGGCCGATCGCTACGGTTGCCACCGGAATTCCACCTGGCATCTGCACGATCGAGAGCAGCGAATCCAAACCGTTCAATGCCTTTGACTGTACAGGCACTCCTATTACAGGCAGCATCGTCTTCGCTGCCACCATTCCCGGAAGATGCGCCGCTCCGCCTGCTCCGGCGATAATCACCCGAAGACCGCGGCCTGCCGCTTCCTCCGCATAGCGGAACATCAAATCTGGAGTACGGTGTGCGGATACTACCTTTTTCTCATAGGAAAGTCCCAACTCCTCAAGCACCTTACAGGCATGCTCCATTGTTTCCCAATCGGATTTACTGCCCATGATGACACCCACTTGCACAGACATGATTCAACCTACCTTCTGTTCAATGAATTGATATCTATTCCTCTAATCCGAAAAAAAAAGCCCGATTTCCAGACGCATTCTGATGCGGGAGGATCGGACTACTGCAGGAATTAGGAGAAAGCTGTCCCTCATGCCGGTTCATTCGACAGCAGAATACGCGGGAAAGCGACAGTAAAACTACCCGATTCTCGGGCGTTACTGATTGAATCTATCATCCTATTTCCTCGTAGTCCGGTAATTTAAGGTTCCCGGGTAGAAACTTCCGGGCCATATCCCCGGTTTTATACGAGCTGTTCATAACTTTAGTTTAACAATGCCCTACACTCCATGTCAACTTAAACACGAACATTGTCAAATAGTCTCTATAAATTGTTCGCTTTTGGACGATTCAAATTCTTAATAATCGCTTATTCTGTCGAAAGAGAGTTCAATCAGCCACTTGTTGATTGATATATGGTCTTTTATAGAAAAAAGGGGAACGCAACGGGCGCTCCTCTTCTTAACATCTATTTATTTAACAACCAGCACCGGGATACGGGCGCTCTGCACTACGTTATGACTAACGCTGCCCAGAACAAACTCACGAATTCCTCCCAAACCACGACTGCCGATTACAATTACATCCACATCTTGTTGTTTGGCATATCTCAAAATGATTTCTGCAGGTGAACCCTGTAAAAGCTCAACCACCGCATTCAGCCCTTCAGCTTCCAGTCGGCTCTTCACTTCCTCAGTTGTCTGCACTGCCAGATCATAATAATCTTTGTTCACGGAAGCCGGTAGAGGCGCGAGAGCTTCCCCAATGAAAAATCTCGGGAAATCAAATGCGTGTACGACATGAAGTACGGAATCAGGAGTTACCTTTGCCAGTTCTATTGCGCGCTCCAATGCCTTATTGGCAGCCTTAGAACCATCGTAGGCGAGTAGAATTTTAGAGAATAACATGTACGCCACCTCATTTTCTGTTTTGTCTAACTAAAAAGGGATTGATAATGCCGTTCATCTTAAAAAATAACTATAGAGCAGGACATTCAGCAGAAGCAGCAAAGGAACTCCGATCCTAAAGGATGTATGTTGCGTCTTATGGCGCTTGCGGTACATGGCAATTAACACACCTAACGCCCCGCCCATCCCTGCCAGCAAAAACAGCGTTTTCTCAGGGACGCGCTGCCGCCTTTTACGGGCCTTGTTCTTATCCTCGGACATGACCACATAACCTATAATGTTGATAACCACGAACCACGACATGACAACATTGACCATTCCTTCCGGCTCCTCCTCCTTGCATCCTACCTACCTATATTATATTACCCTTTTCGCCAAAAGACCAATTATCCTTACACTTCATGACACGTCCTTCATCCATACCCATGACAATACCGCAGCAAACGCCGCCGCAACCGCACCTAGCCAAAAGCCTCCAGTCAAACCATACACAGAGCTTATCCACCCTGCCACAAACGGTCCTCCCGACATGCCTATCGCATATACCGCCTGATAAAAGCCCATCGCTGTTGCACGCTTATATGGAGCAATACCAGACACCGACTTACCCAGCAACAGCGGAAAAATAAGTCCCTGCATAAATCCATTCCCGATCTGTGTCGCACATAATGCACCAAGGGTCGGCATCGATGGAATAAGCAGAGTGAACAACGCACTCCCCGCATAACCCAACATCAAAGTGCCCCTATCCCCCAACCGTTTTCCGAAAAAACGCGAACCATAAAGTGTCGCCACCGCATGCGGGACCATAAATGCCAACGTCAACCAGCCCAGACTTTCTTTACTCGCGCCGATATTGAGTGCCTGATTAGGGGTATAACCAAACATCGTAATAAACAGAACACAGTGTGCCAGCACAGATAACAACGATACACGGACCAGCAGAGGTTCTTTCATAACACCCGTGAGATCCTTGAGTTTAACCGCACTTTCCCTTTTCTCCGGTCTCTGTTCTGGCAGTCGTAAAGCAAGCAGAAGTGCAACGAAGGCTACAAGCCCTCCAATTAAAAAAGGTGCATTCCAACCCCAGTGCTCTACCATATATCCGCTGATCATCATACTCGTTAGTTGGGCAATTACAGTAGTAAACTGCAGCATCCCCATTGCCCGGCCAGCTTCCTCTTTCGGAAAATACCCCGCGAACATCACAGAATACACGACCCAGGCAGAGGCAGCAATACCGGATACAGCACGAGCGGCCAACGCCCATCCCGGCTGTACTCCCCACATAAATAGAAGACAGCTTGCTCCGCTAGCGATCAGACCGAGAAAAATAAACGGCCTCCGCCGATTCATATAATCTGAGCCGATGCCAATAGGTAAACGAAATAAAATCTGCATTAGTCCATATACACCAAGGACCATCCCCACCATAACATAGGAGGCACCCAAGTGCTCCACGTAGGGAGAAAGCACGGGAACGTAGATATAGGAAGAGAACCAGAATAAAAAAACGATACCTAAAAAATAAAACCGGCTGCTCCCTATCCTCTTTGAGGTCTCTAGAGCCTTCGACTGACCCGTTTGTATTTGACCCACCACTTTTGTCACCCGCCCCGTTATCATGCCGAGAAAGCCCCTTGCAATTGACTCTGAATTTTAAGTATTATCTTTTTTACCTTCCAGTGCAGCCTTCAGTAGGTCTCCAAGGTTCGAGCCGATGCTCTCCGGTTTGCTATATTGCTGAACCAGCTTCTGTTGCTCCCGCTTGTTGATATGCTTATGATCTTTGTCCATGGTCTCTGTAATTCCACAGCCAAGGCATTGCACAAACAAGCCTGCTTTACCTTCTTTCAGCTCCATTTTCTTATGGCACTGCGGGCACCGCCGGTTCGACAACCGTTTTTCACCTGCACGGGTATAGCCGCAATTATCGGCAGGGCATATTAACATCTTGCCTCGTTTGCTCTTCTTCTCCAGCAGACGTGTGCCACATTCAGGGCAATGACTGCTGGAGACATTATGCGGTTGATATTCTACTTCGCTGATTTTGACACCGGAGACGAGCTCCTGAGCCATACTGCGGATACCTTGCAAAAATGACTCTGGGCTCCCTTGACCGCGGGCGATTTTCTCCAGATCAGCTTCCCAACGCGCCGTTAAATCGGGTGTACGTAGCTGCGCCGCTACCAGACCGATCAGTTGCTTCCCTTTTCCTGTTGGATGCAGCAGAGTCCCTTGACGTTCAATCGTATCGGAGCTTACCAGCTTCTCAATAATATCCGCACGGGTTGCCGGAGTTCCCAGACCATGCTTCTCCATTTGTGTCAGCAGCGAAGCTTCATTGTAACGCTTCGGCGGCTGCGTTCGTCCCGCACGAACCATACAGCGTCTTATGGTAACTGCGTCTCCCTCTTGCAACTCCGGCAGCTTCACACTGTTGGCTGCAGGTTCATCAGCCGAATTCTCGTCATCCTCTTCATTACTTAAATCTCCGCCGTATACCTCACGCCAGCCTGCATCTTTTACCGTAGTTCCTTTTACGTATAAGCTCTCGCCTACCACATTAACAGTCACGGCTACTGCATCATAACGGGCCGGCGGATAAAACAGACTTATAAAACGCCGCACAATCAAATCGTACAGCTTACGCTCCTCATTGCTTAGCCCATTCAAAATCAGCGTCTGCTCCGTAGGAATTATCGCATGGTGATCACTTACCTTGCTGTCATCCACAATCCGCTTCGTGATGGGTAACGGTCTACGCAGCAAAGGACGTGCCAGAGCAGCATAAGGTCCTACCGCCACACTATCCAGCCGTTCCTTAAGTGTACCTGTCATATCAGAAGTCAGATAGCGGCTGTCGGTACGCGGATATGTAACCAGTTTGTGCTGCTCATACAGACGCTGAAGTACACTGGAGGTCTGCTTGGCCGAGAAGCCAAACTTCCTGTTGGCATCACGCTGAAGCTCTGTCAGATCATAGGCGAGCGGATGCGGCTCGATCTTTTCACTTTTTTGCACCTTCGTTATACGTCCATTTCCTTCGGTGAGCTTATGACTTAAGCTCAGTGTTTTCTCTTTCTCAAAAATACGCCCGTCTCCGTTACTTCCCCGCCACCCGGCTTGAAAATGCCCGAAGTCTACAGTAATTGTATCAAAATCCTGTGAACGGAAGCCCGTAATTTCTCCTTCACGGTCCATGATCATCCCGAGTGTCGGTGTCTGTACCCGACCTGCTGAGAGGGGAGCACCGAACTTGCAAGTAAGAGCCCGCGTTACGTTAAGCCCGATCATCCAATCGGCTTCTGCACGGCAGCGGGCAGATTGATATAAACGTTCGAAATCTTTTCCCGGTTTTAGCGCTGCGAAACCTTCCACAATAGCCTTATCCGTTTGCGAGGATATCCACAGCCGCCGGAACGGTTTTTTCCATCCCGCCATATTCATAATCCAACGCGCAAGCAATTCACCTTCCCGCGCAGCATCCGTTGCCACAATCAGTTCCTCGATATCCTGCCTTTTCATAAGATACTGTACCGCCTTGTACTGTTGACCGGTCTCACGCAGCACCTTCAGCTTCATTGTTTCCGGGAGAATAGGCAGGTCTTCCATAGCCCACGTCGCAAATTTATGATTATAATCCTCAGGCTCCGCAAGTCCCACCAGATGGCCTAAGGCCCAAGTAACTACATATATCGGACCTTCAAAATAACTTTTTTGTTTATCCCTACATCCCATTACCCGAGCTATTTCCCGCGCAACGGATGGCTTCTCCGCCAATACCAATACTTTCATAACGCTCCCCTTTCCATTTCGAATTTATTATAGCATTTTTAAGATTATTTTCAGTTAAGCTTGCTATAGTCATTCAAAGTTAATTAGGCAGATACCGTGGTTATGGCTATCCTGCTGCTACTCCTATCCTGCTGCTTTCTGCTGTTCACCTGTTGTTTTGCTGCTGCTTTCCTGCATTCTCCCTAATGTTACCTACGTAAAGTCGCCAGCAATAATACTTAGTTGTACTTTCTACACTTAATACATAAGGTTTGCAAGAATATTACGTTATAGGTGTATTTTCTGCAGCTATTTTCACTGGTTACAGCGTTAAGTAGGGGAACCTCGGGGAATAACTGCACCAAATACACTTATATTCACTTTGCGAGTTAACTTACAGAGAATAAGTGTATAAAGTGCAGTTAAGTTGGCTTAACCTCATACGTACTTCTTCAGATATTCTATTAGATCGCTTTAAAATCTAGACAAGCCTCAAAAAACACTTTTTCATTTTCATCACTCTGACCGCGAATAAACACTCCTTCACTAGTTACCGGTGAACGTAAAATACTAATTTCATCTCCGTACTTGGCCTCCTGCAAATAAGTTATTCGGAAATGTTGGAGTTCAGCAAACTCCCATTCGGATATAGAAAGTACATCACAGCATATATCACCATAACGAGCATTGTTCAAATGACCATTATTATCAAGCCCACTGTATTTCACCGGATATTGAAAAACTTCCTCCATAGGAACGTTCGTAGGGATTGTCACTTTATTCGGGATATCTCCTACGGAATCACCAGAGTAGGGTTCCACTTGAATAGGAAGTGCAGTGGGACGAAGAATTTTGCGTTTATCAATATCCACGAGTGCCCACACTGAACGAGCAGTTACAACTTCTTCACCCTTATCATCAGATATTCTATAATTCGCTGCCACAGTGGCCCTTTGGTTCCTTTACTCCAGGTACGGATGGTTAGAAGGTCATTCTGTTTAGGTCCGCGCCCCTAGCCTGTTTAACTTTTTACATTTTAAGCTGTATCCACATTTAAATCTACACTATCCACATATATTGGGGATTACTATAACATCTCATTTCTTATCCACATGTTAGTAACTTTTGAATCTCTGTATTAAATTTCAAGTTATCCACAATCTATACAGCTTATATTGGACACAAAAAACCACTGTTGAATAAATCAACAGTGGTCTCATGTGCTTGGCAACGTCCTACTCTCCCAGGACCCTTCGGTCCAAGTACCATCGGCGCTGGAGGTCTTAACGGTCGTGTTCGGGATGGGTACGCGTGGAACCCCTCCGCTATCGCCACCAAACGGCAGGCTTGATCGCCTGAAAACTGAATCCGAAACAAATCTGCGTTTAGATATTTGGATAAGCCCTCGACCGATTAGTATTGGTCAGCTCCATGCATTGCTGCACTTCCACCTCCAACCTATCTACCTCGTCGTCTTCAAGGGGTCTTACTAATTGGGAAATCTCATCTTGAGGGGGGCTTCACGCTTAGATGCTTTCAGCGCTTATCCCGTCCGTACGTAGCTACTCAGCCATGCTCCTGGCGGAACAACTGATGCACCAGCGGTACGTCCATCCCGGTCCTCTCGTACTAAGGACAGCTCCTCTCAAATTTCCTGCGCCCACGACAGATAGGGACCGAACTGTCTCACGACGTTCTGAACCCAGCTCGCGTACCGCTTTAATGGGCGAACAGCCCAACCCTTGGGACCTACTTCAGCCCCAGGATGCGATGAGCCGACATCGAGGTGCCAAACCTCCCCGTCGATGTGGACTCTTGGGGGAGATAAGCCTGTTATCCCCAGGGTAGCTTTTATCCGTTGAGCGATGGCCCTTCCATGCGGTACCACCGGATCACTAAGTCCGACTTTCGTCCCTGCTCGACTTGTAGGTCTCGCAGTCAAGCTCCCTTATGCCTTTGCACTCTTCGAATGATTTCCAACCATTCTGAGGGAACCTTGGAACGCCTCCGTTACTCTTTAGGAGGCGACCGCCCCAGTCAAACTGCCCGCCTGACACGGTCCCCGTACCCGATTAGGGCACTAGGTTAGAACCTAGATACGATCAGGGTGGTATCCCAACGTCGCCTCTGCAGAAGCTTGCGCTCCTACTTCTCTGGCTCCCACCTATCCTGTACAGATCGTACCCAAATTCAATATCAAGCTGCAGTAAAGCTCCATGGGGTCTTTCCGTCTTGTCGCGGGTAACCTGCATCTTCACAGGTATTAAAATTTCACCGGATCTCTCGTTGAGACAGCGCCCAAGTCGTTACGCCATTCGTGCGGGTCAGAATTTACCTGACAAGGAATTTCGCTACCTTAGGACCGTTATAGTTACGGCCGCCGTTTACTGGGGCTTCGGTTCACAGCTTCGGATTGCTCCTAACCGCTCCCCTTAACCTTCCAGCACCGGGCAGGCGTCAGCCCGTATACTTCGCCTTGCGGCTTCGCACAGACCTGTGTTTTTGCTAAACAGTCGCTTGGGCCTTTTCACTGCGGCCCCCTCGTGCTATTCACACTACCGGGGCACCCCTTCTCCCGAAGTTACGGGGTCATTTTGCCGAGTTCCTTAACGAGAGTTCTTCCGCGCGCCTTAGAATTCTCTTCTCGCCTACCTGTGTCGGTTTGCGGTACGGGCACCTTCTCCTGGCTAGAGGCTTTTCTTGGCAGTGTGAGATCATGACCTTCGCTACTACAATTTTCGCTCCCCATCACAGCCTGGCCTAATAATGTGCGGATTTGCCTACACATTAGCCTCACTGCTTAGACGGACACTTCCATCAGTCCGCGTCACTACCCTCCTGCGTCACCCCATCGCTCATAGCGGATTACGGTGGTACAGTAATTTCAAACTGTTGTCCTTCGACTACGCCTTTCGGCCTCGCCTTAGGTCCCGACTTACCCTGAGCGGACGAGCCTTCCTCAGGAAACCTTGGGCTTTCGGCGGATCAGATTCTCACTGATCTTTTCGTTACTCATACCGGCATTCTCACTTGTATACGCTCCAGCACTCCTCACGGTATACCTTCAACGTATATACAACGCTCCCCTACCCCAGATACTTAGTATCTAGCCATAGCTTCGGTGGTGTGTTTAGCCCCGTTACATTTTCGGCGCAGAGTCACTCGACCAGTGAGCTATTACGCACTCTTTCAATGGTGGCTGCTTCTAAGCCAACATCCTGGTTGTCTGTGCAACTCCACATCCTTTCCCACTTAACACACACTTGGGGACCTTAGCTGATGGTCTGGGCTGTTTCCCTTTCGACAATGGATCTTAGCACTCACTGTCTGACTCCCGGCAATAAGTATATGGCATTCGGAGTTTGACTGATCTTGGTAACCCTTGCGGGCCCCGCAACCAATCAGTGCTCTACCTCCACTACTCTAATACCGAGGCTAGCCCTAAAGCTATTTCGGGGAGAACCAGCTATCTCCGAGTTCGATTGGAATTTCTCCGCTACCCCCACCTCATCCCCGCATTTTTCAACATGCGTGGGTTCGGGCCTCCAGTGCGTGTTACCGCACCTTCACCCTGGACAGGGGTAGATCACACGGTTTCGGGTCTACGTCCACATACTCAAATCGCCCTATTCAGACTCGCTTTCGCTGCGGCTCCGTCTTCTCGACTTAACCTTGCATGTTAAACGTAACTCGCCGGTTCATTCTACAAAAGGCACGCCATCACCCATAGATAGGGCTCTGACTTTTTGTAAGCACACGGTTTCAGGTTCTATTTCACTCCCCTTCCGGGGTGCTTTTCACCTTTCCCTCACGGTACTGTTTCACTATCGGTCGCCAGGTAGTATTTAGCCTTAGCAGATGGTCCTGCTGGATTCATACGGGGTTTCACGTGCCCCGCACTACTCGGGATCCGTCTCGGAGAGAACACAGTTTAGATTACAGGGCTTTTACCTCTATCGCGGGCCTTTCCAGACCTCTTCATCTACTGTATTCCTTTGTAACTCCATGTGAGACGTCCCACAACCCCAAGGGGCAAGCCCCTTGGTTTAGGCTGTTCCGCGTTCGCTCGCCGCTACTGACGGAATCACTATTGTTTTCTCTTCCTCAGGGTACTTAGATGTTTCAGTTCCCCTGGTCTGCCTCTACATACCCTATGTATTCAGGTATGAGTAACTGCGAATTACCACAGCTGGGTTTCCCCATTCGGACACCCCCGGATCAAAGCTTGCTTACAGCTCCCCGAGGCAGTTTCGTTGTTCGCCACGTCCTTCGTCGGCTCCTGGCGCCTAGGCATCCTCCGTGTGCTCTTATTAGCTTAACCATCACTCCGGTGTTTGGCTTGTTCGCTCATCTTGTTTTGAATGATGCTCGTGGAAAACCACTCGCAAGGTATTCAAAGCCAAAGGTCGCTTCACAATCCAAAACCTTCGTTTCCAGCTAATAACTAATTTACTTGTTTGCACAAGTTATAGCTAAAAGATGTTCTAAAACGCAAATTCGTTTCGGTATCCAGTTTTCAAGGATCAAGTTTCTGTTAATTTTGGGTCGATCACGAATGTGTCGATCAAAATTACAGACAAGTTTAAAAATGAGAGCTTAAACTCTCAAAACTGAACAACGAGTGAGTGGTTCGAACCTTCAAGGGTCCTTATAGAAGCTTAACGCTTCTGTTCGAATGTTTCCGTTACAGGAAACGATTCTCCATAGAAAGGAGGTGATCCAGCCGCACCTTCCGATACGGCTACCTTGTTACGACTTCACCCCAATCATCTACCCCACCTTCGGCGGCTGGCTCCCTTGCGGGTTACCCCACCGACTTCGGGTGTTGTAAACTCTCGTGGTGTGACGGGCGGTGTGTACAAGACCCGGGAACGTATTCACCGCGGCATGCTGATCCGCGATTACTAGCAATTCCGACTTCATGCAGGCGAGTTGCAGCCTGCAATCCGAACTGAGACCGGCTTTGTTGGGATTCGCTCCACCTTGCGATTTCGCAGCCCGTTGTACCGGCCATTGTAGTACGTGTGTAGCCCAGGTCATAAGGGGCATGATGATTTGACGTCATCCCCACCTTCCTCCGGTTTGTCACCGGCAGTCTGCTTAGAGTGCCCACCATAATGTGCTGGCAACTAAGCATAAGGGTTGCGCTCGTTGCGGGACTTAACCCAACATCTCACGACACGAGCTGACGACAACCATGCACCACCTGTCTCCGATGCTCCGAAGAGGGGCACTATCTCTAATGCTTACATCGGGATGTCAAGACCTGGTAAGGTTCTTCGCGTTGCTTCGAATTAAACCACATACTCCACTGCTTGTGCGGGTCCCCGTCAATTCCTTTGAGTTTCAGTCTTGCGACCGTACTCCCCAGGCGGAGTGCTTACTGTGTTAACTTCGGCACCAAGGGTATCGAAACCCCTAACACCTAGCACTCATCGTTTACGGCGTGGACTACCAGGGTATCTAATCCTGTTTGCTCCCCACGCTTTCGCGCCTCAGCGTCAGTTACAGCCCAGAAAGTCGCCTTCGCCACTGGTGTTCCTCCACATATCTACGCATTTCACCGCTACACGTGGAATTCCACTTTCCTCTTCTGTACTCAAGCCACCCAGTTTCCAGTGCGACCTCAGGTTGAGCCCAAGGTTTAAACACCAGACTTAAATAGCCGCCTGCGCGCGCTTTACGCCCAATAATTCCGGACAACGCTTGCCCCCTACGTATTACCGCGGCTGCTGGCACGTAGTTAGCCGGGGCTTTCTTCTCAGGTACCGTCACTCCGGTAGCAGTTACTCTACCGGACGTTCTTCCCTGGCAACAGAGCTTTACGATCCGAAAACCTTCATCACTCACGCGGCATTGCTCCGTCAGGCTTTCGCCCATTGCGGAAGATTCCCTACTGCTGCCTCCCGTAGGAGTCTGGGCCGTGTCTCAGTCCCAGTGTGGCCGTTCACCCTCTCAGGTCGGCTACGCATCGTCGCCTTGGTGAGCCGTTACCTCACCAACTAGCTAATGCGCCGCAGGCCCATCCCTCAGTGACAGATTGCTCCGTCTTTCATTCTCTCCTCAGGTGAGGAAAGAAATTATCCGGTATTAGCTACCGTTTCCGGTAGTTATCCCAGTCTAAGGGGCAGGTTGCCTACGTGTTACTCACCCGTCCGCCGCTAAATGATTTTGAAAGCAAGCTTTCAAAATCACTCCGCTCGACTTGCATGTATTAGGCATGCCGCCAGCGTTCGTCCTGAGCCAGGATCAAACTCTCCAAATTGTATTTAGAAAGAGCGATTGCTCATTTTTGAAACATCT harbors:
- the purE gene encoding 5-(carboxyamino)imidazole ribonucleotide mutase, producing MSVQVGVIMGSKSDWETMEHACKVLEELGLSYEKKVVSAHRTPDLMFRYAEEAAGRGLRVIIAGAGGAAHLPGMVAAKTMLPVIGVPVQSKALNGLDSLLSIVQMPGGIPVATVAIGRAGAINAGLLAAQIIGAFDPEVQSRVQQRRDATRDEVLESSNSL
- a CDS encoding universal stress protein; protein product: MLFSKILLAYDGSKAANKALERAIELAKVTPDSVLHVVHAFDFPRFFIGEALAPLPASVNKDYYDLAVQTTEEVKSRLEAEGLNAVVELLQGSPAEIILRYAKQQDVDVIVIGSRGLGGIREFVLGSVSHNVVQSARIPVLVVK
- a CDS encoding DUF1294 domain-containing protein codes for the protein MVNVVMSWFVVINIIGYVVMSEDKNKARKRRQRVPEKTLFLLAGMGGALGVLIAMYRKRHKTQHTSFRIGVPLLLLLNVLLYSYFLR
- a CDS encoding MFS transporter, with the translated sequence MITGRVTKVVGQIQTGQSKALETSKRIGSSRFYFLGIVFLFWFSSYIYVPVLSPYVEHLGASYVMVGMVLGVYGLMQILFRLPIGIGSDYMNRRRPFIFLGLIASGASCLLFMWGVQPGWALAARAVSGIAASAWVVYSVMFAGYFPKEEAGRAMGMLQFTTVIAQLTSMMISGYMVEHWGWNAPFLIGGLVAFVALLLALRLPEQRPEKRESAVKLKDLTGVMKEPLLVRVSLLSVLAHCVLFITMFGYTPNQALNIGASKESLGWLTLAFMVPHAVATLYGSRFFGKRLGDRGTLMLGYAGSALFTLLIPSMPTLGALCATQIGNGFMQGLIFPLLLGKSVSGIAPYKRATAMGFYQAVYAIGMSGGPFVAGWISSVYGLTGGFWLGAVAAAFAAVLSWVWMKDVS
- a CDS encoding DNA topoisomerase III, whose translation is MKVLVLAEKPSVAREIARVMGCRDKQKSYFEGPIYVVTWALGHLVGLAEPEDYNHKFATWAMEDLPILPETMKLKVLRETGQQYKAVQYLMKRQDIEELIVATDAAREGELLARWIMNMAGWKKPFRRLWISSQTDKAIVEGFAALKPGKDFERLYQSARCRAEADWMIGLNVTRALTCKFGAPLSAGRVQTPTLGMIMDREGEITGFRSQDFDTITVDFGHFQAGWRGSNGDGRIFEKEKTLSLSHKLTEGNGRITKVQKSEKIEPHPLAYDLTELQRDANRKFGFSAKQTSSVLQRLYEQHKLVTYPRTDSRYLTSDMTGTLKERLDSVAVGPYAALARPLLRRPLPITKRIVDDSKVSDHHAIIPTEQTLILNGLSNEERKLYDLIVRRFISLFYPPARYDAVAVTVNVVGESLYVKGTTVKDAGWREVYGGDLSNEEDDENSADEPAANSVKLPELQEGDAVTIRRCMVRAGRTQPPKRYNEASLLTQMEKHGLGTPATRADIIEKLVSSDTIERQGTLLHPTGKGKQLIGLVAAQLRTPDLTARWEADLEKIARGQGSPESFLQGIRSMAQELVSGVKISEVEYQPHNVSSSHCPECGTRLLEKKSKRGKMLICPADNCGYTRAGEKRLSNRRCPQCHKKMELKEGKAGLFVQCLGCGITETMDKDHKHINKREQQKLVQQYSKPESIGSNLGDLLKAALEGKKDNT
- a CDS encoding acyl-ACP thioesterase domain-containing protein, whose amino-acid sequence is MAANYRISDDKGEEVVTARSVWALVDIDKRKILRPTALPIQVEPYSGDSVGDIPNKVTIPTNVPMEEVFQYPVKYSGLDNNGHLNNARYGDICCDVLSISEWEFAELQHFRITYLQEAKYGDEISILRSPVTSEGVFIRGQSDENEKVFFEACLDFKAI